The DNA window TGCTGGCTGGGCTGGGCAAGCAAGCAGGCAGGCAAAGATTCTTTTGCTGTTGTCTGATGTTCCCAGTACTCTGACTGAAAGCTGCTTCACACTAAAATTAAGACTGTTCTCATGTGCTTGCTCTGAATGAAAGCATCTGCCTCCGTCTACAGGATCACATGGTGGGCTAGAACTCTATTTTGCACCAGCACTAGTTGGTTACGGGTGGGTACTCGATCGGACCGTCGAGTCAATCTTCGTCTTCGATCTTAgagaaatttgaatcctataaaACTGATAATCAAATtacatttcaaaattatttggttTCGGTATTAATTATAACCGAAATCATCAATAAATCCATAGAAATAGGGATTGTCGAAACTCATAAAATCAAAACACAAAAACCAAGTACGAGGATAAGAGTTAGTGCCCGCCTAGATCTACCCCTCGAAACCCTTCACTATCCGTTGGTGCCCACAAGCAAGTGCGAGGATAAGAGTTAGTGCCCGTCTAGATCTACACCTCGAAACCCTTCACTATCCGTTGGTGCCCACAAGGCAAGCGAAGTGATGGAGTGGTGAAATGGTTTGACATGGTCACTGTAGCACAAGCATTATTGACACATGCAACACATACAGAGGCAAAGACGTAccgtgttagagatatagatacatacgGTTAAAGATAACAGAGTTTAATTGAAACTCTAGAGATcaagataaaatcctagagagatacgatagaatatttatcttgtactctaagtttctatctcctatgtaCCATATAAATATACGCATAAGGGTTAGTGCAATATACAACAGATCATAATAGATCATATGATTTCTCTCCTATCCAATATTTTCtacatggtatcagagtctAGATCCTAACACAAGTCGTCGATTTTGAGTGCACGCCGGCATGCCGGCGAGCCCATCCAACAGGCTGGCGAGCCATCCAGCCGATCAACGCGAAGACTGACACCAGCCATCCGTCGTCGATATGCACTGATCATGGATCACTCCTCCCCGCTGCCATGCAAACCGCTCGTCCGAAGGGCACATGCATGGGCTCAATTTGTTTTTGAGAACAAGACGGCGAGGCTGCAGCTATCGAtcttcaatttctttttcacttttcaCCATGCAGTAGAGAGCATGcatttaattttctctctttcattAGCTTTAtagattagattttctctaattatagattaatttttcTTAGCCACCATATATCATCCATAGATTAAATTAGATTAGTTTCTTCTCGCTAGAAAATCCCTAAATTCTAGCGGCAGAAGCAGAAGTGCGGCGACATCAATCAACTAGCAAGCAAGCACTGCATCAAGCAACTGACGTCTTTACCAAATCTCCACGTCCGCCATCAACAAAATTGAAGTAACACCACCGATGGTCTACACCAACATGGGAAGAACACGACGCCGCTACGTCCACAACGATGGATATTTATCTCGCGTCCTCTGATAGAAATCTCTGCAAGACGCTTCATCGACGACGGTATCGACCGCGTCATCTACGACGGGCAAAGACTGTATCAACTTGGCATCACTATGGTGGTGACCTCCTACACGACGTATGGAgtacaacaaaaaattgatGACCTGACGTTAACAGTGTTCTCTTGACATCTGCAAGATGACCCAAGGGCATCCTCTGACATATGCAAAGATGCTTTCAATGGCATCCTCTGACATCTGCAAGGTGCCTCATCTATGATCGTACATCtgtcttcaatttttttcaccttCGGCTATATACGGCTACATCAACTACCATGTCTACACCGACCACGGCTACCACATGATCGACTACCTCGACAAACATTACAACAAGTCATCCTCGACAACTCCAGTCAAAAGCGTTCATGTCATCGCTGTCGTCCATGACACTCCCGCTATGACTATGGGAgggaatagaggagagagacaaggGATGACACAGAAGGGGACGTAGTCACCAAGGTGGAGGACCGAGACGACACGGAAGGAGACCCAGTCACCAAAGTGGAGGACTATCCATCAGAGATGTAATCGATGatggaaacaaagaaaaaaaaggtgaaacaTAAGATTTCAAATCCAGTCGCAAACGTTCGCTTCGCTCCCGTTACGACTGAGGGGGAAtattagagatatagatacatacggttagagataacagagtcCAATTGAAATTCTAGAGATCAAGATAAAATCTtagagagatacgatagaatatttatcttgtacttcaagtttctatctcctatgtaCCTTATAAATATACCCATAAGGGTCAGTGCAATATACAACAGATCACAATAGATCATATGATTTCTCTCCTATCTAATATTTTCTACATGCCGCCCAACACTAGGTTTGAGGGAGACTTAGTAGGTTGTGTCCCGGAGGAGCCAAGGATGATGTTAAGCATGAGAACTGGCAGGCGGGTAAGGGTGGAGCTAGGTTTGTGTGCACGCAACATGCGCGGTTGTGTAGCCTGAGTTACTAAGGACATGTGAATAGCTTGCAAGGATCTACTGGCTTATTTGGTGATTTGTgggagggtttttttttagtattttggtCTATCTTTGTTGTTTTCGTCAATTGGATTAATAGAGGATGATGGctaaattgataaaaaatcGTTAGTCAAAGTTGAGATTGATGACCTAAGTTTATTGGCACTGTCTTTTTGCCTCAGGTTCAGGTTTTTATTGGGTGCGGTCAATTTTGTCCACCCCTACAAATCTACCATTTAGAGAATCATCAAAGACAAAAGATAGTTCTGCTATTTAATTTGCCAATAAATTAGAGGCACTGCTACAAAACACACAAATAAAAGGTGGAATCGGTCGGAGAGGGGCACCAAGTCCCCAACACATTTGAACTGAGGTCGTGCTCCCCCCATCcactgattttctttttaaaaagaacTAGTACGGGTGGGCCAGCGTAAAATGCGTGGCTAGCAtcgttataaattttatatttatatatatatatatatatgtggtatcTTATCtagataataataattttttaattgtttaatcgaatttaaattttcctaaattatatttttatatgaaaccTCATTTAGACCTGTATTCTAAAATGTACTGGTACATGCTTGCATAAtatctaatttaaaatttaaaatttagatagttctaaaatgtatttataaatggaCATTTTCTCTtaagttttcaatttttaagatatttccaaaaattatatttatagatggttTTTCCCCTccatatcaattattttaaaatttttaatccaagttttgaatttttctaaacagtatttacacatgaactctttttattatttttctttatttttagttctgaaatgtatttctaatctgattctttttaactggaattttagatatttctaaattgtatttatagatagattcttccctcaatatcaactattttaaaatttttaatccgagttttgaatttttctaaattgtatttacacatgaactctttttattgtttttatttattttaaattcaagtCAGATGATGGCCGAAGTCTCCTGTAGCTCTACCTAATCTGTTTgcgtcatatatatacaaaaatactTTACTTAGTACCCACAAACATAGTAATCGGTCATTACCATCTTTGTCCGATTGAtaattttccttttgtctgattgttctttctttcctcGTATGTTTGTTTCGACTAATCTCTGAATTTCTATCCCGTGAGACACAACGTGGAGGTTACTTTTCTTATTACTttagatatttataaattgcatttatagatggactctttcctcagcatcaattattttaaaaattttaatacaagttttgaattttttaaactgtatttacacatgactcttattattatttttatttatttttaattcaagtcAGATGACGGCCAAAGTCTCCTATAGCTCTACCTAATCTGTttgcatcatatatatatatatatatatatatatatatatatatatatatatatatatatatatatatatatatatatatatatacacaaaaataGCCACAAACATAGTAATCGGTCATTAGCATATCTGTCcgattgttctttttttttctttttctcatatttttctttgaataaTCTTATAATTTCTAGCCCGTGAAAGACAACGTGGAgtcttatttttctattatttttttatatataatagatattatttataaaagttacaaaaataagtattggatattaaaatttagaaaaacagAGTCTCTCGAACTTAGCCGGGTCGACAAAAAACATGTTGATATATGTCTATTCGATGGGAGCTTGTTGACGCAACATAATTCAACAGGAGTCATCTGAGGTGGGAAACATTTTAAACGCAGTTGTCGAATTATCGATGTTCGATATGGCTGGCGGAGAAAGCCGGTTGATCTAGGAGAGTTCGATAAGGCTCACAGCTAATGTAGCCTATACAAAATGTCGACCATTGATTGGACCCTATAATTTATCCCATATTCGATAAAGGCTGTAAAGACCATGTAGAGTTCAACGGGGGTTCTATTTCCATTATTTTTCTCCGgtgacatatatttttataatttttcattgaaatagcattatgtttttttaagaaaaactcCCCTGACCCTCCCATCTCCTTTCGGTCTCTCTCACCATGCCAGCCTTTTCTTTTAGTGTGAGCATCTCTCATCTGACTAATTGGCTCACGTACAGCTGCGTGCCataattgtttggcttttcataggcatatttataaataaaaaaattgtaaataaaaactttatatacttAATCTtactgatctaaaagtcaatgctagaaaataaattttggtgaaaaagcccacaatcaactctaaatttgaaattaaaaatttaaattttgacttataagcatccGCTAAAGATGAAGGTGTTTGTGTAGATCCATCTTTACATGGCCTAAACCCTAAGACTACTTCTAATGGGTATTTATAAGCTATCTATAATAAGacatactatataattttttaatataattttttaataaaagttattgcacatattttaatgtcaagtgagaatgaattgTATGGTCATCtgtattataagttatttgctaagagctatatcattaaagaaattatttttaaaatacttagAGACAGTATGCTATATTTGCAGTTGAAGGTGGCCTCAACCCCTCGGGGCCTGCAGATCCCGCTCTCGTACAACCACCTTTGCAGTTGTATTGATGCACATGCCTTTTTATATGCAGAAACCGGTTTTGTTAAAGGCGGTTACTCTAAAAAATCTACAGAAACCGGTTTTGTAGTGAGGATAATGGTTGTGACCAGGTCTTATTTCttgtagtttttattttccgTATTTTAGTACGTACCTCTCTAGTTtgtttaatttcttaatttgCTTTGCATGAGCGCCGATTCCTGTAATTCAAGCAGCTGTGGTCGCTTAGCTCTACGCAACGCTGGCTATAAAAGATGCAAGGCAAACTTAACTGCAATCTAAACACTCAGGCTACGCAGCACTACAAAATAAGTCGGTCGTGTTCGCGTACAAAGCCAGCAGATTTATACGCTAAAATGGCCAGCTTGTTTCGACTTCGAAAGTGGGCAAGAACGAGAAAAGGATACACCCAACAAAACAACCATACTAAAACACGCATGACTTACTGATCTGACAATTTTCTGATTCGATTAGTTCACTTCTGTCATGGCATATATCCCCGTCCAAGCAAACCACAAAATAGCGCACATCAAATTAAGCTTATGACAAATTACATCATGGAGGCCTCCATAACACAGCAGGGTCTCATGATGATAGTATAGCGAATTTGGGCAAAGAAAATCTAAAGTGTATGATCATCTCAGGTGATACCTGTGGCAAGGACACCTACTTCCTCCCATGAACACAATGCTATCAACCAGTACAAGATATCAAACCCTTGTTTCGATGAGTTGaacaaagagaaagagaggagctCCCACAATTTACAAATGCTTCCCGTCTTTCACCTCAATAACCTTGGCATTGCGGTAGTCCTTGTCCGTCCCAAACAGCCTATCAGAAACATGAAGGCTCCTCAGGTAAGGGAGTAAGGTAAGAATGCATGATTCAACACAGCAAAGGCAACAGTTTCTTACCAgtccatataaataaaagtagaGGAGTAGTTTCCTGATTTGGTGTAGAGCACACGATGATGATAGTCATGGAAGTCAGATCTGGTCATGGGGAAAAACACATTTAGCGACGGAATATTAACTAATGTGGTCCTCATACCATTTTATAGCACACTTAAAAGATCTAGATCACTTACCCTCCATATAGTGGCAGGAAATTTGATGGGCTCCATGGGAAGTGGTATCCACTGTGAGCTTCAACTGTCTCCAATACCCTCAACACCATCCACAGCCATAGAGTGAACAAGTGAGGACCAGTGAGGGCGGGACCAACAATTGTGGCAAATCCAAGGAATAAAATTTCAGCAGGGTGGGCATATTCAGAAGTTAAGCCAAAGGGTGTAGCATATCTGCCAGAAAATTGTTGTTTCAGAAAACTAGAGCAATAATAAAATGTAAAAGTAAGAGGCCATGATGCAGCATTACGTACTCATGGTGAACACTATGAACATGCTTGTATAGCCATTTGGTGTGCAGTGCCCTATGTCcccaataaaatatgaaatccTCGAGTACAAAGTAGAAAAGAACTTGAGAAACAATAACCGTCCTGCACAAACGTAGGTGGCAAGTTAAACCATTGTAGTAAATGAAGTGTTACTTTGGTTTAAAGAAAGAATTAAAGGAATCCAAGTTTGAATACCAGTGTGGCAGAGGAAGAGAGCTCCTCAGGCCCATGAATTTGAAGGCAGGGTAGGAGAAAACCATTACAGGCAAGTTCACGCAGACATGGTACAGAATGAGACGCAGCACACATCTATTCTGGTAAGAAGGGGTATTGCTCTTCTTCTGCAAAGATCCATACACCTTTTTTTATGAGACAAGATATGGTAGCGAGTATAAATCTCTACTGAGTTGAACAGTGTTCGATTGTTCTGTAATACAATCCCCCCCTccacacccccccccccccccccaaaaaaaaaaagaacagaggGGAGCAAACGAGAAGAGATGGAAAGTGGGGACAGAATAAGAGCATATTCTCTTCTTttgaaacaattaaaaaactaatgattgttcttaaatttgattttgtgatcAATAAAATGGCATGGCACTAACACCTCAAATAGTAATAATGTGACTTCTGAGTCAAGCACTGTAAATTGGGAACAATAGCAATCACAATCATAAAACAAAACTCAACCGACAGGGGAAGAGCAATCACAAGCATAGACACTCTGggatgtaaaatatatatctccTCACCATCCCCATAGTGTACAAGTCAGATGTCcacattttgattttgatc is part of the Oryza brachyantha chromosome 11, ObraRS2, whole genome shotgun sequence genome and encodes:
- the LOC102708758 gene encoding very-long-chain aldehyde decarbonylase GL1-11, with translation MAASALESAWEGLTSSFTEFQLATVVTFLLHETVFFLSGLPSLLFERFGLFAKYKIQKKSNTPSYQNRCVLRLILYHVCVNLPVMVFSYPAFKFMGLRSSLPLPHWTVIVSQVLFYFVLEDFIFYWGHRALHTKWLYKHVHSVHHEYATPFGLTSEYAHPAEILFLGFATIVGPALTGPHLFTLWLWMVLRVLETVEAHSGYHFPWSPSNFLPLYGGSDFHDYHHRVLYTKSGNYSSTFIYMDWLFGTDKDYRNAKVIEVKDGKHL